The Pseudomonas eucalypticola genome has a window encoding:
- a CDS encoding GlcG/HbpS family heme-binding protein, which translates to MRSKAVLGHTETTRILAAARAEAQQNNWAVTIAIVDDGGHLLALERLDGAAASTAYLAPEKARTSAISGRESKYYEDLVNTTGRTSFLSVDIMTCLEGAVPIIHDGQVIGAVGVSGVKSEFDAQIARAGVAVLG; encoded by the coding sequence ATGCGTAGCAAAGCCGTACTGGGCCACACCGAGACCACCCGTATCCTGGCCGCCGCCCGCGCCGAAGCGCAGCAGAACAACTGGGCGGTGACCATCGCCATCGTCGACGACGGCGGCCATCTGCTGGCCCTGGAGCGCCTGGACGGCGCCGCCGCCAGCACCGCGTACCTGGCGCCGGAAAAAGCCCGCACTTCGGCCATCAGCGGCCGCGAATCGAAATATTACGAAGACCTGGTGAACACCACGGGCCGCACCTCGTTCCTGTCGGTGGACATCATGACCTGCCTGGAAGGCGCGGTACCCATCATCCACGACGGCCAGGTGATTGGCGCGGTTGGCGTTTCAGGGGTGAAGTCGGAGTTCGATGCGCAGATCGCCCGGGCGGGCGTGGCCGTGCTGGGCTAG
- a CDS encoding aspartyl/asparaginyl beta-hydroxylase domain-containing protein: MTLSLAVKVAVLMLFVCSILYVHLRGKARLPVLRQFVNHSAFFAPYNALMYLFSAVPSKPYLDRSKFPELDLLKNNWETIREEAMHLFDEGYIRAAEKNNDAGFGSFFKKGWKRFYLKWYDQPLPSAVALCPKTVELVSSIPNVKGAMFALLPGGSHLNPHRDPFAGSLRYHLGLSTPNSDACRIFVDGQEYAWRDGEDVMFDETYVHWVKNETDFTRVILFCDIERPLSNRLMGRINRSVSAFLGRATAPQNVDEERVGGINQAYAWSKRFSDGISGKVKTFKRANPKAYRVLRPVLAVVLLTALGYWLFG, from the coding sequence ATGACCCTTTCACTCGCCGTCAAGGTTGCTGTGCTGATGCTGTTCGTCTGCAGCATCCTCTACGTGCATCTGCGCGGCAAGGCGCGCCTGCCGGTGCTGCGCCAGTTCGTCAACCACTCCGCGTTCTTCGCGCCGTACAACGCGCTGATGTACCTGTTTTCCGCCGTGCCGTCCAAGCCTTACCTGGACCGCAGCAAGTTTCCCGAACTGGACCTGTTGAAGAACAACTGGGAAACCATTCGCGAAGAGGCCATGCACCTGTTCGACGAGGGCTACATTCGCGCCGCCGAAAAGAACAACGACGCCGGCTTCGGTTCGTTCTTCAAGAAAGGCTGGAAACGCTTCTACCTCAAGTGGTACGACCAGCCATTGCCGTCGGCCGTGGCCCTGTGCCCCAAGACGGTGGAGCTGGTGAGCAGCATCCCCAACGTCAAGGGCGCCATGTTTGCCCTGCTGCCGGGCGGCAGCCACCTGAACCCGCACCGCGACCCGTTCGCCGGTTCGCTGCGCTACCACCTGGGCCTGTCGACGCCCAATTCCGACGCTTGCCGCATCTTCGTGGACGGTCAGGAATACGCCTGGCGCGACGGCGAAGATGTGATGTTCGACGAGACCTACGTGCACTGGGTCAAGAACGAGACCGACTTCACCCGCGTGATCCTGTTCTGCGACATCGAGCGCCCGTTGAGCAACCGCCTGATGGGCCGCATCAACCGCAGCGTCAGCGCCTTCCTGGGCCGTGCCACGGCACCGCAGAACGTTGATGAAGAGCGCGTGGGCGGTATCAACCAGGCCTACGCCTGGAGCAAGCGTTTCAGTGACGGCATTTCCGGCAAGGTGAAGACATTCAAGCGCGCCAACCCCAAGGCCTACCGCGTTCTGCGGCCTGTGCTGGCGGTGGTGCTGCTGACTGCCCTGGGTTACTGGCTGTTCGGTTGA
- the cysK gene encoding cysteine synthase A: protein MSRIFADNAHSIGNTPLVQINRIAPRGVTVLAKIEGRNPGYSVKCRIGANMIWDAESSGKLKPGMTIIEPTSGNTGIGLAFVAAARGYKLVLTMPASMSIERRKVLKALGAELVLTEPAKGMKGAIEKAEELANANPDTYFMPQQFSNPANPAIHEKTTGPEIWNDTDGAVDVLVAGVGTGGTITGVSRYIKKTQGKSILSVAVEPITSPVITQALAGEEIKPNPHKIQGIGAGFVPKNLDLALVDRVELVSDDEAKAMALRLMQEEGILCGISCGAAMAAAVRLAEKPEMQGKTIVVILPDSGERYLSSMLFSDLFTEAETQQ from the coding sequence ATGAGCCGCATTTTCGCTGACAACGCGCATTCCATCGGCAACACGCCGCTGGTGCAGATCAACCGCATCGCCCCGCGCGGCGTAACCGTGCTGGCCAAGATCGAAGGCCGCAACCCCGGTTATTCGGTCAAGTGCCGCATCGGCGCCAACATGATCTGGGACGCCGAAAGCAGCGGCAAGCTCAAGCCGGGCATGACCATCATCGAGCCTACCTCCGGTAACACTGGCATTGGCCTGGCCTTCGTTGCCGCCGCCCGTGGCTACAAGCTGGTGCTGACCATGCCGGCCTCCATGAGCATCGAACGTCGCAAGGTGCTGAAAGCCCTGGGCGCCGAGTTGGTACTCACCGAGCCTGCCAAGGGCATGAAAGGCGCCATCGAGAAGGCCGAGGAACTGGCCAACGCCAACCCCGACACCTATTTCATGCCCCAGCAGTTCAGCAACCCGGCCAACCCGGCCATCCACGAGAAGACCACGGGGCCGGAGATCTGGAACGATACCGATGGCGCCGTCGATGTGCTGGTGGCCGGCGTGGGCACGGGCGGCACCATCACCGGCGTGTCGCGCTACATCAAGAAAACCCAGGGCAAGTCCATTCTCTCTGTGGCGGTGGAGCCCATCACTTCGCCGGTCATCACCCAGGCCCTGGCGGGAGAAGAGATCAAGCCCAACCCGCACAAGATCCAGGGCATTGGTGCCGGGTTCGTGCCCAAGAACCTTGACCTGGCGCTGGTGGACCGGGTGGAATTGGTCAGCGACGACGAAGCCAAGGCCATGGCCCTGCGCCTGATGCAGGAAGAAGGCATCCTGTGCGGCATTTCCTGTGGCGCGGCCATGGCGGCGGCCGTGCGCCTGGCCGAGAAGCCGGAAATGCAGGGCAAGACCATCGTCGTCATCCTGCCGGACTCGGGTGAGCGTTACCTCTCGAGCATGCTGTTCAGCGACCTGTTCACCGAGGCTGAAACCCAGCAGTAA
- a CDS encoding DUF748 domain-containing protein: MKRRYSWPLWTVAVIVLLLIVLHVALPYVVRNYLNDKLADMGAYRGHVADVDLALWRGAYKINGLEIVKVDGKVPVPLLTAPLIDLAVSWHSLWYDHAVVAKVEFANPELNFVDGGTNKQASQTGAGTDWRAQLNKLVPFTLDEVRVNDGTITFRNFNSKPPVNLSANHVNASLYNLTNVEDKQGKRDARFEGHAQLFGQAPLEATATFDPFSNFEDFQFRLRTTGVQLRKVNDFSSAYGKFDFNAGTGDVVVEAQATKGQLTGYIKPLLHNVEVFNWQQDVENKDKGFFRSVWEAIVGGTQTVLKNHNKNQFATRVDLSGSVHRQDISALEAFWEILRNGFVQAFNAKYEQAPPKEGD, from the coding sequence ATGAAACGTCGCTACAGTTGGCCCCTGTGGACGGTGGCAGTCATCGTACTGCTGCTGATCGTGCTGCACGTCGCCTTGCCCTACGTGGTGCGCAACTACCTCAACGACAAGCTCGCCGACATGGGCGCCTACCGCGGCCACGTGGCTGACGTGGACCTGGCCCTGTGGCGCGGCGCCTATAAAATCAACGGTTTGGAAATCGTCAAGGTCGACGGCAAGGTGCCGGTGCCTCTGCTGACTGCGCCGTTGATCGACCTGGCGGTGAGCTGGCATTCGCTGTGGTACGACCATGCGGTGGTGGCCAAGGTGGAGTTTGCGAACCCGGAACTGAACTTCGTTGACGGCGGCACCAACAAGCAGGCCTCCCAGACCGGTGCCGGTACCGACTGGCGGGCGCAGTTGAATAAATTGGTGCCGTTCACCCTGGACGAGGTGCGGGTCAACGACGGCACCATCACCTTCCGCAACTTCAATTCCAAGCCGCCGGTGAACCTGTCGGCCAATCATGTCAACGCCAGCCTCTATAACCTCACCAACGTGGAAGACAAGCAGGGCAAGCGCGATGCCCGCTTCGAAGGCCATGCGCAACTGTTCGGCCAGGCCCCGCTGGAGGCGACCGCCACCTTCGACCCCTTCAGCAACTTCGAGGACTTCCAGTTCCGCCTGCGTACCACCGGTGTGCAACTGCGCAAGGTCAACGATTTCTCCAGCGCCTACGGCAAGTTCGACTTCAATGCCGGTACCGGTGACGTGGTGGTGGAGGCCCAGGCCACCAAGGGCCAGCTCACGGGCTACATCAAGCCGTTGCTGCACAACGTCGAGGTGTTCAACTGGCAGCAGGACGTGGAGAACAAGGACAAGGGCTTCTTCCGCTCGGTGTGGGAAGCCATTGTCGGCGGTACCCAGACAGTGCTGAAGAACCACAACAAGAACCAGTTCGCCACCCGCGTGGACCTCAGCGGCAGTGTGCACCGCCAGGACATCAGTGCCCTGGAGGCGTTCTGGGAGATCCTGCGCAACGGCTTCGTGCAGGCCTTCAACGCCAAGTATGAACAGGCGCCGCCCAAGGAAGGTGATTGA
- a CDS encoding AAA family ATPase translates to MKFEGTAAYVATDDLKLAVNAAITLQRPLLVKGEPGTGKTMLAEQLAESFGARLITWHIKSTTKAHQGLYEYDAVSRLRDSQLGVDKVHDVRNYLKKGKLWEAFESEERVILLIDEIDKADIEFPNDLLQELDKMEFYVYEIDETIKAKQRPIIIITSNNEKELPDAFLRRCFFHYIAFPDRPTLQKIVDVHYPDIKKELVSEALDVFFDVRKVPGLKKKPSTSELVDWLKLLMADNIGEAVLRERDPTKAIPPLAGALVKNEQDVQLLERLAFMSRRGNR, encoded by the coding sequence ATGAAGTTCGAAGGCACCGCGGCATACGTCGCCACAGACGACCTGAAACTGGCGGTGAACGCGGCCATCACCCTGCAACGCCCGCTGCTGGTCAAGGGCGAGCCTGGCACGGGCAAGACCATGCTCGCCGAGCAACTGGCCGAGTCCTTCGGCGCCCGCCTGATCACCTGGCACATCAAGTCCACCACCAAGGCCCACCAAGGGCTGTACGAGTACGACGCGGTCAGCCGCCTGCGTGACTCGCAACTGGGCGTGGACAAGGTCCACGATGTGCGCAACTACCTGAAGAAGGGCAAGCTGTGGGAGGCCTTCGAGTCCGAGGAACGGGTGATTCTGCTGATCGATGAAATCGACAAGGCCGACATCGAGTTCCCCAACGACCTGTTGCAGGAACTCGACAAGATGGAGTTCTACGTCTACGAGATCGACGAGACCATCAAGGCCAAACAGCGCCCGATCATCATCATCACTTCCAACAACGAAAAAGAGCTGCCAGACGCGTTCCTGCGCCGCTGCTTCTTCCATTACATCGCCTTCCCCGACCGCCCTACCCTGCAAAAAATCGTCGATGTGCATTACCCCGACATCAAGAAAGAGCTGGTGAGCGAAGCGCTGGACGTGTTCTTCGACGTGCGCAAAGTGCCCGGCCTGAAGAAAAAGCCCTCTACCTCTGAACTGGTGGACTGGCTGAAACTGCTGATGGCCGACAACATCGGTGAAGCGGTGCTGCGCGAACGCGACCCTACCAAGGCCATCCCGCCGCTGGCCGGTGCCCTGGTGAAAAACGAGCAAGACGTGCAGTTGCTCGAACGCCTGGCGTTCATGAGCCGGCGCGGCAACCGCTGA
- a CDS encoding vWA domain-containing protein: MLLNLFNEMRAAKVPVSVRELLDLINALQARVTFADMDEFYYLSRAILVKDERHFDKFDRAFAAYFNGLEKLDDHLQALIPEEWLRKEFERSLTDEERAQIQSLGGLDKLIEAFKQRLEEQKERHAGGNKWIGTGGTSPFGSGGFNPEGIRVGDAGKRQGKAVKVWDQREYKNLDDQVELGTRNIKVALRRLRKFARQGAAEELDIDGTIDHTARDAGLLNIQMRPERRNTVKLLLLFDIGGSMDAHVKICEELFSACKTEFKHLEYFYFHNFVYESVWKNNLRRTSERTATQDLLHKYGPDWKVIFVGDAAMAPYEITQPGGSVEHWNEEAGYVWMQRFMEKYKKLIWINPYPKDTWGYTASTNIVRELIEDQMYPLTLRGLEEGMRFLSK; encoded by the coding sequence ATGCTGCTCAACCTCTTCAACGAGATGCGCGCCGCCAAGGTGCCGGTCTCGGTGCGCGAACTGCTGGACTTGATCAACGCCTTGCAGGCGCGGGTCACGTTCGCCGACATGGACGAGTTCTACTACCTGTCCCGCGCCATCCTGGTGAAGGATGAACGGCACTTCGACAAGTTCGACCGTGCCTTCGCCGCCTACTTCAATGGTTTGGAAAAACTCGACGACCACTTGCAGGCGCTGATTCCCGAAGAGTGGCTGCGCAAGGAGTTCGAGCGCTCGCTGACCGACGAGGAGCGCGCGCAGATCCAGTCCCTGGGGGGCCTGGACAAACTCATCGAGGCATTCAAGCAGCGCCTGGAAGAACAGAAGGAACGCCACGCCGGCGGCAACAAATGGATCGGCACGGGCGGCACCAGCCCGTTCGGCTCCGGTGGTTTCAACCCCGAAGGCATCCGCGTGGGCGACGCCGGCAAGCGCCAGGGCAAGGCCGTGAAGGTATGGGACCAGCGCGAGTACAAGAACCTCGACGACCAAGTGGAACTGGGCACGCGCAACATCAAGGTAGCCCTGCGCCGCCTGCGCAAGTTCGCCCGCCAGGGCGCCGCCGAGGAACTGGACATCGACGGCACCATCGACCACACCGCTCGTGATGCCGGCCTGCTGAACATCCAGATGCGCCCCGAGCGGCGCAACACCGTCAAGTTGCTGCTGTTGTTCGACATCGGCGGTTCGATGGACGCCCACGTGAAGATCTGCGAGGAACTGTTCTCGGCCTGCAAGACCGAGTTCAAGCACCTGGAGTACTTCTACTTCCACAACTTCGTGTACGAGTCGGTGTGGAAGAACAACCTGCGCCGCACCTCTGAGCGCACCGCCACCCAGGACCTGCTGCACAAGTACGGGCCAGACTGGAAGGTGATTTTCGTCGGTGACGCGGCCATGGCGCCCTACGAAATCACCCAACCGGGGGGTAGCGTGGAGCACTGGAACGAAGAAGCCGGCTACGTGTGGATGCAGCGGTTCATGGAGAAGTACAAGAAGCTCATCTGGATCAACCCCTACCCCAAGGACACCTGGGGGTACACGGCGTCGACCAACATCGTACGTGAACTGATCGAAGACCAGATGTATCCGCTGACCTTGCGCGGGCTTGAGGAGGGGATGCGGTTCCTGTCCAAGTGA
- a CDS encoding DUF2937 family protein, with amino-acid sequence MLRSYLRLVLFAVGLLLGVQVPGLINDYVHRVEAHLMEAQQSLRGFQDTADKFFNGDLQALVAHYHDSSDPVFQSDGQSVGTLIERHKALDAEWLALQGPWWWRDWHVITAADPKISQETLNGYTYQVLLVPEAIGWGVAVAFILALVLECLVMLPAWTLYGVRRYKGEVPEHWR; translated from the coding sequence ATGCTGCGAAGTTACTTGCGACTGGTGCTGTTTGCCGTGGGGTTGTTGCTGGGCGTTCAGGTGCCCGGCCTGATCAATGATTACGTGCACCGGGTGGAAGCCCACCTGATGGAAGCGCAGCAAAGCCTACGCGGCTTCCAGGACACTGCTGACAAGTTCTTCAACGGTGACTTGCAGGCGTTGGTGGCCCATTACCACGACAGCAGCGACCCCGTGTTCCAGAGCGATGGCCAGAGTGTGGGCACCCTGATCGAGCGGCACAAGGCGCTGGACGCCGAGTGGCTGGCGCTGCAGGGGCCGTGGTGGTGGCGCGACTGGCACGTGATCACGGCAGCCGATCCGAAGATCAGCCAGGAAACCCTGAACGGGTATACCTACCAGGTGTTGCTTGTGCCCGAGGCAATTGGCTGGGGCGTGGCGGTGGCGTTCATTCTGGCGCTGGTGCTGGAGTGCCTGGTGATGTTGCCGGCGTGGACCCTGTATGGCGTGCGTCGCTACAAGGGTGAAGTGCCGGAACACTGGCGCTAG
- a CDS encoding class II glutamine amidotransferase, whose translation MCELLGMSANVPTDIVFSFTGLMQRGGRTGPHRDGWGIAFYEGRGLRLFQDPAASSESQVAELVQRYPIKSEVVIGHIRQANVGKVCLSNTHPFVRELWGRNWCFAHNGQLADFNPSATFYRPVGDTDSEAAFCDLLNRVREAFPEPVEIEQILPVLIEACAHYRAKGVFNCLFSDGDWLFCFCSTKLAHITRRAPFGPARLKDVDVIVDFQAETTPNDVVTVIATEPLTENETWQRYEPGQWALWRRGECVLQGTTD comes from the coding sequence ATGTGTGAACTGCTGGGCATGAGCGCCAACGTGCCGACCGACATCGTTTTCAGCTTCACCGGGCTGATGCAGCGTGGCGGCCGGACCGGCCCCCACCGCGACGGCTGGGGCATCGCATTCTACGAGGGGCGCGGCCTGCGCCTGTTCCAGGACCCGGCCGCGAGCAGCGAATCGCAAGTGGCCGAGCTGGTGCAGCGCTACCCGATCAAGAGCGAGGTGGTCATCGGCCATATCCGCCAGGCCAACGTGGGCAAGGTGTGCCTGTCCAATACCCACCCGTTCGTGCGTGAACTGTGGGGGCGCAACTGGTGCTTCGCCCACAACGGCCAACTGGCCGACTTCAACCCGTCTGCCACGTTCTACCGGCCAGTGGGTGATACCGATAGCGAAGCGGCGTTCTGCGACCTGCTCAACCGCGTGCGCGAAGCGTTTCCCGAGCCAGTGGAAATCGAGCAGATACTGCCTGTCCTCATCGAAGCGTGCGCTCACTACCGGGCCAAGGGTGTTTTCAACTGCCTGTTCAGTGACGGCGACTGGCTGTTCTGCTTCTGCTCCACCAAACTGGCCCACATTACCCGCCGGGCGCCGTTCGGCCCGGCCCGGCTCAAGGACGTGGACGTGATCGTCGACTTCCAGGCCGAGACCACCCCCAACGACGTGGTCACGGTGATTGCCACCGAACCGCTGACCGAAAACGAAACCTGGCAGCGCTACGAGCCCGGCCAATGGGCGCTGTGGCGCCGCGGCGAATGCGTGCTGCAGGGCACCACTGACTAG
- a CDS encoding MFS transporter: MTENDYFLAWGIYAFAAFGCLMVWLRLTTWIWRWLRQPLRLVMAVVLFTPTIVDPGKDMFAPAVAMTALDILFKDAGHALPAMSDLAMYSLVALVLYVIYALIRWPIERSSRARRAEQAARDEALAKAEADQRRRDEPDEPFGSADRFGRTPPQPTPPSPVGRMRVEPRL; encoded by the coding sequence ATGACCGAGAACGACTATTTCCTCGCCTGGGGTATCTATGCCTTCGCCGCCTTTGGTTGCCTGATGGTATGGCTGCGCCTGACCACCTGGATCTGGCGCTGGCTGCGCCAGCCGCTGCGCCTGGTGATGGCGGTGGTGCTGTTTACCCCCACCATCGTCGACCCGGGCAAGGACATGTTCGCCCCCGCGGTGGCCATGACCGCCCTGGACATCCTGTTCAAGGATGCCGGCCATGCCTTGCCCGCCATGTCGGACCTGGCCATGTACAGCCTGGTCGCCCTGGTGCTGTACGTGATCTACGCCCTGATTCGCTGGCCGATCGAACGCAGCAGCCGCGCCCGCCGTGCCGAACAGGCCGCCCGTGACGAAGCCCTGGCCAAGGCCGAGGCCGACCAGCGGCGCCGTGACGAACCCGACGAGCCTTTTGGCAGCGCCGACCGTTTCGGCCGCACGCCGCCCCAGCCGACACCGCCCAGCCCTGTCGGGCGCATGCGCGTCGAGCCGCGCCTGTAA